A DNA window from Robbsia sp. KACC 23696 contains the following coding sequences:
- a CDS encoding aspartate aminotransferase family protein, with protein sequence MRTTTESSLPPSSVAADAPDLSHLWMPYTANRQFKAAPRLFKAAKGMFYTTLDNRQVLDATSGLWCVNAGHGRQEIVDAIAQQAAEMDYAPPFQMGHPLAFEAATKLAGFMPEGMDRIFFTNSGSESADTALKIALAYHRARGEPLRTRFIGRERGYHGVNFGGMSVGGIAGNRKTFANSLLPQVDHLPHTYDPDAAFTKGQPTRGAHLADDLERLVALHDASTIAAVIVEPMAGSTGVLIPPQGYLERLRALCTKHGILLIFDEVITAFGRLGASTASARFGVTPDLLTMAKAINNAAVPMGAVAVGRHVHDAVVQGAAENAIELYHGYTYSGHPLAAAAAVATLDLYKRDGLFERAAGLESTFETAAHALRDAPHVRDIRNLGLVAGIDLTPRDGAPGARGYAAFLKCLERGLLIRCTGDILAISPPLIIDEDQIDQVFSTIGAVLREID encoded by the coding sequence ATGCGAACCACGACTGAATCCTCCTTACCGCCCTCCTCCGTTGCGGCGGACGCGCCCGACCTTTCCCATCTGTGGATGCCCTACACCGCCAATCGTCAGTTCAAGGCCGCGCCACGCCTGTTCAAGGCGGCGAAAGGCATGTTCTACACGACGCTGGATAATCGGCAGGTGTTGGACGCGACGTCGGGTCTCTGGTGCGTCAATGCAGGGCACGGTCGGCAGGAAATCGTCGACGCGATCGCGCAGCAGGCGGCCGAGATGGATTATGCCCCGCCCTTCCAGATGGGCCATCCGCTGGCGTTCGAGGCCGCAACGAAATTGGCCGGCTTCATGCCCGAAGGGATGGATCGCATTTTCTTCACGAATTCGGGGTCGGAGTCGGCCGATACGGCACTGAAAATCGCGCTCGCCTATCATCGCGCCCGAGGTGAGCCGCTGCGAACGCGCTTTATCGGTCGCGAACGCGGCTATCACGGCGTCAATTTCGGCGGCATGTCGGTAGGCGGGATTGCCGGTAACCGTAAAACCTTCGCAAACAGTCTGCTGCCGCAAGTCGACCATCTGCCGCATACCTATGATCCGGACGCCGCCTTCACGAAAGGACAACCGACACGAGGCGCCCATCTGGCCGATGATCTCGAACGGCTAGTCGCCCTGCACGATGCCTCGACGATCGCCGCCGTCATCGTCGAACCGATGGCCGGCTCGACCGGTGTGCTGATACCGCCGCAAGGGTATCTGGAACGACTGCGTGCGCTCTGCACGAAACACGGCATTCTGCTGATTTTCGATGAAGTGATCACGGCATTCGGTCGGCTGGGTGCATCCACGGCCAGCGCCCGTTTCGGCGTCACGCCCGATCTGCTGACGATGGCGAAAGCGATCAACAATGCGGCGGTACCGATGGGCGCCGTGGCGGTAGGCCGTCATGTGCACGATGCCGTAGTCCAGGGCGCCGCGGAAAATGCGATCGAGCTGTACCACGGCTATACCTATTCGGGGCATCCGCTCGCGGCGGCGGCGGCGGTTGCCACACTCGATCTGTACAAACGCGACGGTCTGTTCGAACGCGCGGCGGGTCTGGAGTCAACGTTCGAAACGGCGGCGCACGCGCTGCGCGACGCGCCACACGTTCGGGATATCCGCAATCTCGGTCTCGTCGCCGGCATCGACTTGACGCCACGCGACGGCGCGCCGGGCGCGCGCGGCTATGCGGCCTTCCTGAAATGCCTCGAACGGGGTCTGTTGATCCGCTGCACCGGCGACATTCTTGCCATCTCGCCGCCACTGATCATCGACGAGGATCAGATCGATCAGGTCTTCTCGACGATCGGCGCCGTGTTACGCGAAATCGACTGA
- a CDS encoding aldo/keto reductase has translation MEYRKLGRSGLKVPALSLGTGTFGGAGSDFFQRWGTTEGEEARRLVDVCLDHSLTFFDTADVYSNGASETVLGEALKGRRDKVLISTKGTFTSGEGPNGKGSSRYHLIRACEASLKRLQTDHIDLYFMHAFDALTPVDETLRALDDLMSSGKIGYIGASNFSGWQVMKSLATSEKYGLGRYVAYQGYYSLLSRDYEWELMPLALDQGLGTMVWSPLGWGRLTGKIRRGQAASEGRIATGGAAGGPPVDEARLFDIVDVLDAIAQERGKTVPQVALNWLLSRPSIANIVVGARNSEQLLQNLGALGWTLSVEEIARLDSVSQQTPVYPYWHQKDFEERNPKPTVW, from the coding sequence ATGGAATACCGCAAACTTGGTCGATCGGGCCTGAAAGTGCCGGCATTGAGCCTGGGCACCGGAACGTTCGGCGGCGCCGGCAGCGATTTCTTTCAGCGTTGGGGTACGACGGAAGGCGAAGAAGCCCGCCGCCTGGTGGATGTCTGCCTCGACCACAGCTTGACTTTCTTCGATACCGCCGATGTGTACTCGAATGGCGCATCGGAAACAGTGCTCGGCGAGGCGCTGAAGGGACGCCGGGATAAAGTCCTGATTTCGACGAAGGGCACGTTCACGAGCGGCGAAGGGCCGAATGGCAAGGGCTCGTCGCGTTACCATTTGATCCGCGCCTGCGAGGCGAGTCTCAAGCGTCTGCAAACGGATCATATCGATCTGTATTTCATGCATGCCTTCGACGCGTTGACGCCGGTGGACGAAACGCTGCGCGCGTTGGACGATCTGATGAGCAGCGGCAAGATCGGCTATATCGGCGCCTCGAACTTTTCCGGCTGGCAGGTGATGAAGTCGCTCGCCACGTCGGAGAAGTACGGCTTGGGTCGCTACGTGGCCTACCAGGGCTATTACTCGCTGCTCAGCCGTGACTATGAATGGGAGCTGATGCCGCTGGCGCTGGACCAAGGGTTGGGCACGATGGTCTGGAGCCCGTTGGGATGGGGGCGTCTGACAGGCAAGATCCGTCGCGGGCAGGCTGCGAGCGAGGGGCGTATCGCCACTGGCGGCGCGGCGGGTGGACCGCCGGTGGACGAGGCACGGCTGTTCGACATCGTCGATGTGCTCGATGCGATTGCGCAGGAGCGTGGCAAGACGGTGCCGCAGGTGGCGCTGAATTGGCTGCTGTCGCGCCCGTCGATTGCCAATATCGTCGTGGGGGCACGCAATAGCGAGCAGCTGCTGCAAAACCTCGGCGCGCTCGGATGGACCTTGAGCGTCGAAGAGATCGCCCGTCTGGATAGCGTCAGCCAACAGACGCCGGTCTATCCCTACTGGCACCAGAAGGATTTCGAGGAACGCAATCCAAAGCCGACGGTCTGGTAA
- a CDS encoding amino acid ABC transporter ATP-binding protein — MSQIQESPASTVTALRRRSSIVLLEAVYKRYGTFQALSEIDLDVQKGEKIIICGPSGSGKSTLIRCINRMEKHNGGLIQVNGHVLTDNTKDIAAVRRDVGMVFQSFNLFPHLTILENCTIAPVHGRGMKAAEAKDLAMRYLEKVRIADQAHKYPSQMSGGQQQRVAIARALCMQPKVMLFDEPTSALDPEMVKEVLETMRTLAEEGMTMLCVTHEMGFAREVADRVVFMDQGRIVEQSDPESFFSQPKSDRARGFLEQILH; from the coding sequence ATGTCGCAGATTCAAGAAAGCCCCGCTTCCACCGTGACCGCCTTGCGCCGACGCTCGTCGATCGTGCTCCTCGAAGCCGTCTACAAGCGATATGGCACGTTCCAGGCGTTGTCGGAAATCGATCTGGACGTACAGAAAGGCGAGAAAATCATCATCTGTGGGCCGTCGGGCTCCGGGAAATCGACGCTGATCCGCTGCATCAATCGCATGGAAAAACACAACGGCGGCCTGATTCAGGTCAACGGGCATGTGTTGACGGATAACACGAAGGACATCGCGGCCGTGCGCCGCGACGTCGGCATGGTATTCCAAAGCTTCAATCTCTTCCCGCATCTGACTATCCTCGAAAACTGTACGATCGCACCGGTCCATGGTCGCGGCATGAAAGCGGCGGAAGCGAAGGACCTGGCGATGCGCTATCTGGAAAAGGTACGGATCGCCGATCAGGCGCATAAATATCCGTCGCAGATGTCCGGCGGACAGCAGCAACGCGTCGCCATCGCGCGCGCGCTTTGCATGCAGCCGAAGGTGATGCTGTTCGACGAGCCGACGTCGGCGCTCGACCCGGAAATGGTCAAGGAAGTGCTCGAAACCATGCGCACGCTGGCCGAGGAAGGCATGACGATGCTGTGCGTGACGCACGAAATGGGCTTCGCCCGTGAAGTGGCCGATCGCGTGGTCTTCATGGATCAGGGCCGCATCGTCGAGCAGTCGGACCCGGAATCGTTCTTCTCTCAGCCCAAGAGTGATCGGGCACGCGGCTTCCTGGAACAGATTCTGCACTGA
- a CDS encoding VOC family protein, with the protein MSETTAVIPPFHLAFPVHDIAIARQFYGNVLGCSEGRSSDEWIDFNFYGHQIVAHLAPSECGLAKTSAVDGHGVPVRHFGVVLPMEAWQQMADRLVAAGTTFVIEPYIRFKGEVGEQATMFFHDPSGNALEFKAFKNIASLFAK; encoded by the coding sequence ATGAGCGAAACAACCGCGGTCATTCCTCCGTTCCATCTTGCCTTCCCGGTGCACGACATCGCGATCGCGCGCCAGTTCTACGGCAACGTCCTCGGCTGCTCCGAAGGTCGCAGCTCCGACGAATGGATCGACTTCAATTTCTACGGTCACCAGATCGTCGCGCATCTCGCACCGTCTGAATGCGGTCTTGCTAAAACGAGCGCGGTTGACGGCCATGGTGTGCCGGTGCGTCACTTCGGCGTCGTGTTGCCGATGGAAGCATGGCAACAAATGGCCGATCGTCTGGTTGCAGCAGGGACGACGTTCGTCATCGAGCCCTATATCCGTTTCAAGGGCGAAGTCGGCGAGCAAGCCACGATGTTCTTCCACGATCCGTCGGGCAACGCGCTGGAATTCAAGGCGTTTAAGAATATCGCGTCGCTGTTCGCGAAGTAA
- the pxpB gene encoding 5-oxoprolinase subunit PxpB produces MSEIEAATPTPAAAANAHAAPVVDVTTAAKEHPAVGSVAHPRLMPSGDHCLIVEFGQTIALDINLHACRFADRVRAAAIRGVVDVVPMFAGVAVHYLPHHIACGPAHPLAEATGDVEEMPYDALCRQIETLLAADDRGDGIAPRIVEIPVCYGGEYGPDFDDIARTTGMSAEELIAAHSGADARVFMVGFAPGAPYLGLWDERFALPRRASPRMLVPAGTVSIANRQSVIMPLDLPTGWHLLGRTPLRLYNPDSASPFLLSPGDRVKFVPISGDAFKALAAEQSV; encoded by the coding sequence ATGTCAGAAATTGAAGCGGCCACGCCCACGCCGGCCGCAGCGGCGAATGCCCATGCCGCTCCAGTCGTCGATGTGACGACGGCGGCAAAGGAACACCCCGCGGTCGGATCCGTCGCACATCCCCGACTGATGCCCTCCGGTGACCATTGCCTGATTGTCGAATTCGGTCAGACGATCGCGCTCGACATTAATCTGCATGCCTGTCGCTTTGCCGATCGCGTGCGTGCTGCAGCAATCCGCGGTGTGGTCGATGTCGTCCCGATGTTCGCCGGTGTCGCCGTGCACTATCTGCCTCATCACATCGCCTGCGGCCCCGCCCATCCATTGGCCGAAGCAACCGGTGACGTCGAGGAAATGCCGTACGACGCGCTATGTCGCCAAATCGAGACCCTGTTGGCGGCCGATGATCGTGGCGACGGCATCGCGCCACGAATCGTCGAAATCCCCGTTTGCTATGGCGGCGAATACGGCCCGGATTTCGACGATATCGCGCGCACGACGGGCATGAGTGCCGAGGAACTGATCGCCGCGCACAGCGGCGCCGATGCGCGCGTATTCATGGTCGGTTTCGCGCCGGGCGCGCCCTATCTCGGGCTGTGGGACGAGCGCTTCGCGCTGCCGCGCAGGGCAAGCCCGCGCATGCTCGTGCCGGCCGGCACCGTGTCGATCGCCAATCGTCAATCGGTGATCATGCCGCTCGATCTGCCTACCGGCTGGCACCTCCTCGGACGAACGCCGCTGCGGCTCTACAATCCCGATTCGGCATCTCCTTTCCTGCTGTCCCCGGGTGACCGCGTGAAGTTCGTTCCCATCAGCGGCGACGCATTCAAAGCCCTTGCCGCGGAGCAGTCCGTATGA
- a CDS encoding biotin-dependent carboxyltransferase family protein: MTITVLKPGMLTSLQDRGRYGHQHLGLSVSGAMDTLSQSLANLVLGNDENAATLEITLLGPVLRFNEETVIALCGADLSAEIDGIPVNQAEPTRVKAGEQLTFGRRVRGVRCYLAVRGGLDAPMFMGSASTYLRGRVGGLEGRALKAGDTLRALAHAIDLPALPFESAALDGLLAEQVGDTVRVMPGREWDHFDTAARDMLLGQPYKITTQSDRMGYRLEGPVLERANKRDILSEAITFGAMQVPPNGQPIVLMAERQTTGGYPKIAQVIGADLGKLAQCAPGDTVRFELTDLGTAHRALRARAAALQQVREAAWQRYTV, encoded by the coding sequence ATGACGATCACCGTATTGAAACCCGGCATGTTGACGAGCTTGCAAGATCGGGGCCGCTATGGCCATCAGCATCTGGGCCTGTCCGTTTCCGGCGCGATGGATACGTTGTCGCAGTCGTTGGCCAACCTCGTGCTCGGCAATGACGAAAACGCCGCCACGCTGGAAATCACCTTGCTGGGCCCGGTCTTGCGCTTCAACGAGGAGACGGTGATCGCGCTGTGCGGCGCGGACCTGTCGGCGGAGATCGACGGCATTCCGGTCAATCAGGCGGAGCCCACGCGTGTCAAGGCCGGCGAGCAATTGACCTTTGGTCGCCGCGTGCGCGGCGTGCGCTGCTATCTTGCCGTACGCGGCGGATTGGACGCGCCGATGTTCATGGGCAGCGCCAGCACCTATCTGCGGGGTCGCGTCGGTGGGCTCGAAGGCCGCGCATTGAAGGCCGGCGACACGCTGCGCGCCCTGGCACACGCCATCGATTTGCCGGCTTTGCCGTTCGAAAGCGCCGCTTTGGACGGCTTGCTTGCCGAACAGGTTGGCGATACGGTACGCGTGATGCCTGGCCGAGAATGGGATCATTTCGACACCGCCGCGCGGGACATGCTGCTGGGACAGCCGTATAAGATCACGACGCAGTCGGACCGTATGGGCTATCGGCTCGAGGGGCCGGTCCTGGAACGCGCCAACAAGCGGGATATTCTGTCCGAGGCCATCACCTTCGGGGCGATGCAAGTACCGCCGAATGGCCAGCCGATCGTGCTGATGGCGGAACGTCAGACGACAGGCGGATATCCCAAAATTGCGCAAGTGATCGGCGCGGATCTCGGCAAATTGGCGCAATGTGCGCCAGGCGATACGGTTCGTTTCGAATTGACCGATCTCGGCACCGCGCATCGAGCCTTACGCGCTCGTGCCGCGGCGCTGCAACAGGTGCGCGAAGCAGCCTGGCAGCGCTATACCGTTTGA
- a CDS encoding LacI family DNA-binding transcriptional regulator: MSTKRPPRPPQNDAAIPDAAPDAPSSSSPVSTPLVLASGASGGQALFDGDFTRVALIDVARRAGVSTATVSRVLNGTAIVREEKRDAVRKACEDLGYVINGAARALSSRRSKTIGAVVPTLKTQTFSRMLTAFQQRVHEEGYTLLLASSQFDPRLELEEVTNLLEHGIDALMVVGHTHDPKMWQRIARSRTPCIQTLSLDPEHPSLGFDNAEVGHQIADHLVGLGHRSIGVIVGTPSTNDRVSERNAGIRKRLAEAGLTLPEERVIADAFSLDEAREAMLRLLAQPGERPTAIICGNDLLAFGVLLAAQSSGLRVPQDVSIVGFNNYDFAAHLSPPLTTVNVDLVQVGTDSADYLLRELRGRPRTALPRIRTEFVVRGSTGPVAKPVA; encoded by the coding sequence ATGAGCACAAAACGTCCGCCCCGTCCGCCGCAAAATGATGCGGCCATTCCTGATGCCGCGCCTGACGCGCCGTCGTCCTCGTCACCCGTGTCGACCCCTCTCGTGCTCGCATCCGGCGCGTCGGGTGGACAGGCCTTGTTCGATGGCGACTTCACGCGCGTCGCACTGATCGACGTTGCGCGCCGTGCCGGCGTCTCGACGGCGACCGTGTCGCGCGTCCTCAACGGCACGGCTATCGTGCGCGAAGAGAAGCGCGACGCGGTGCGCAAGGCCTGCGAGGATCTCGGCTATGTGATCAATGGCGCCGCGCGTGCGCTGTCGTCCCGGCGTAGCAAGACGATTGGCGCCGTCGTGCCGACATTGAAGACGCAGACCTTCTCGCGGATGCTGACGGCATTCCAGCAGCGCGTCCACGAGGAAGGCTATACCTTGTTGCTTGCCAGCTCGCAGTTCGATCCGCGACTGGAACTCGAGGAAGTGACCAATCTGCTCGAGCACGGTATCGACGCGCTGATGGTCGTCGGGCATACGCACGATCCAAAGATGTGGCAGCGGATCGCCCGCAGCCGCACGCCGTGCATCCAGACTTTGTCGTTGGACCCCGAACATCCGAGCCTCGGCTTCGACAACGCCGAAGTCGGCCATCAGATCGCCGACCATCTGGTCGGTCTGGGCCACCGGAGCATAGGCGTGATCGTCGGCACGCCGTCGACGAACGATCGCGTCTCCGAACGGAACGCCGGGATTCGCAAGCGCCTTGCAGAGGCGGGATTGACGCTGCCGGAGGAACGCGTGATCGCCGATGCCTTCAGTCTGGACGAGGCGCGCGAGGCGATGCTGCGGCTATTGGCGCAGCCGGGTGAACGGCCGACCGCCATCATCTGCGGCAACGATCTGCTGGCGTTCGGCGTGCTGTTGGCGGCGCAGTCATCGGGGCTACGCGTTCCGCAGGATGTCTCGATCGTCGGCTTCAACAATTACGACTTCGCGGCGCACCTGTCGCCGCCGCTGACGACCGTCAACGTGGATCTGGTGCAGGTAGGGACGGATTCGGCCGACTATCTGCTGCGGGAATTGCGCGGGCGGCCGCGCACGGCGTTGCCACGCATTCGCACCGAGTTTGTCGTGCGGGGCAGTACCGGTCCCGTTGCGAAACCGGTGGCCTAG
- a CDS encoding DUF6388 family protein, whose translation MSPEQLAEATRRFLEKNPKLAAKIDSAAISDAQRHDVSEDETRRFHVERAIGQQARTFNLDPYRYLLRLGIDDPAERERLSEAYDREAAQELGMSLEEYRKPVAAQ comes from the coding sequence ATGAGTCCCGAACAATTGGCAGAAGCCACCCGTCGGTTTCTCGAAAAAAACCCCAAACTTGCCGCCAAGATCGATAGCGCCGCGATATCGGATGCGCAACGACACGACGTCAGTGAAGACGAGACCCGTCGCTTCCACGTCGAACGCGCCATCGGCCAGCAGGCGCGGACGTTCAACCTCGATCCTTACCGCTACCTGCTGCGCCTCGGCATTGACGACCCCGCCGAGCGCGAACGCCTTTCCGAGGCTTACGATCGCGAAGCGGCCCAAGAGTTGGGGATGAGCCTCGAAGAGTATCGGAAACCGGTCGCGGCCCAGTAA
- a CDS encoding putative hydro-lyase — MHIHATPAAFRQVVRSNAFDVPTPGQCPGYVQGNLAILPKTLADDFLRFARLNPKACPVIGMTEPGDPRVPELGDVDLMHDAPMYCIFENGKQVGEVRDLKEVWRDDLVGFVLGCSFSFEEPLVQAGIPLRHIEQGTTVPVYRTAIPNKQAGPFGGSMVVSMRPMTAAHAIRAVQITSRMPGVHGAPVHLGDPSLIGISDIDRPDWGDVAEIRPGEIPVFWACGVTPQEAIRSAQPSFAITHKPGHMVITDLKTADLAIL; from the coding sequence ATGCACATTCATGCCACCCCCGCCGCATTCCGCCAGGTTGTCCGGAGCAATGCATTCGATGTTCCAACGCCAGGCCAATGCCCGGGGTACGTCCAGGGCAATCTGGCCATCCTGCCGAAAACATTGGCCGACGATTTCTTGCGGTTTGCACGGCTTAATCCCAAGGCGTGCCCGGTCATCGGCATGACGGAACCCGGTGACCCGCGCGTGCCGGAGCTGGGCGATGTCGATCTGATGCATGACGCGCCGATGTACTGCATCTTCGAAAATGGCAAGCAGGTGGGCGAGGTGCGTGACCTGAAAGAAGTGTGGCGCGACGATCTCGTCGGCTTTGTATTGGGTTGTTCGTTTTCTTTCGAGGAGCCGCTGGTGCAAGCGGGCATTCCGCTGCGCCATATCGAGCAGGGCACGACGGTGCCGGTCTACCGTACCGCAATCCCGAACAAGCAGGCAGGCCCGTTCGGTGGTTCGATGGTCGTGAGCATGCGCCCGATGACGGCGGCACATGCGATTCGGGCGGTGCAGATCACGTCCCGGATGCCGGGCGTGCATGGTGCACCGGTGCATTTGGGCGATCCGTCGCTGATCGGTATCAGTGATATCGACAGGCCCGATTGGGGTGATGTCGCCGAAATTCGCCCGGGCGAGATCCCCGTATTCTGGGCTTGTGGTGTGACGCCGCAGGAAGCCATTCGCAGTGCGCAGCCTTCCTTTGCCATCACGCACAAGCCCGGTCATATGGTCATCACCGACTTGAAGACGGCCGACCTCGCCATTCTTTGA
- a CDS encoding MFS transporter yields MRAPTTHLPGFSTPTTDADGVYRKVAFKVLPLLIVCYLFAYLDRVNVGFAKLQMLQDLKLSDAAYGFGAGIFFIGYLIFEVPSNVLMMRIGAKKTICRIMILWGLISMAMAFVQTPTQFYVVRFLLGLAEAGFYPGIVLYLTFWFPSYRRSRMLAIFYMAVPLSGIIGGPVSGFLLQFAGGQGGLAGWQWLFLIEGLPSVLLGIAVPFLLCNSPKEAHWLSDDEKKCILDDLAENEREKAALASKHPGVMGVIRDARVWKMSLLCLCQAMLIYGLSFWLPSLVQQLGVKGSFDIGLISAIPLLFAMVVMQINCRSSDKRKERRWHLIVPFITAAVFLSLSTVLRNPVIAMGALTLGVISSYCVTTIMWSLPSLFLSGVGMAAGIGMINALGGLGGFISPWVIGVAKDVTHSTAGGLYFVALVCLVGAWLTYRLPAHEVNR; encoded by the coding sequence ATGCGCGCGCCAACCACGCACCTGCCGGGCTTTTCCACCCCCACCACCGATGCCGATGGCGTCTACCGCAAAGTAGCGTTCAAGGTATTGCCGCTATTGATCGTCTGCTATCTGTTTGCCTATCTCGATCGTGTCAACGTCGGTTTCGCCAAGCTTCAGATGTTGCAGGACCTGAAGCTGTCAGATGCCGCCTATGGCTTCGGCGCCGGCATTTTCTTTATCGGCTATTTGATTTTCGAAGTGCCGAGCAATGTGCTGATGATGCGGATTGGTGCGAAGAAGACCATCTGTCGCATCATGATTCTGTGGGGGCTGATTTCCATGGCCATGGCGTTTGTCCAGACGCCCACGCAGTTCTATGTTGTCCGCTTCCTGCTGGGATTGGCCGAAGCCGGTTTCTATCCCGGCATCGTGCTCTACCTGACGTTTTGGTTCCCGTCCTATCGACGCTCGCGGATGTTGGCGATTTTCTATATGGCGGTGCCGCTGTCCGGCATCATCGGCGGCCCCGTGTCCGGTTTCCTCTTGCAGTTCGCCGGTGGGCAGGGTGGCCTTGCCGGATGGCAGTGGCTGTTTTTAATCGAGGGCTTGCCCTCGGTGTTGCTCGGCATTGCCGTGCCTTTCCTGTTGTGCAATTCGCCGAAGGAAGCCCACTGGCTGAGCGACGACGAGAAAAAATGCATCCTCGACGACCTTGCCGAGAACGAACGGGAGAAGGCCGCACTGGCGTCGAAGCACCCTGGCGTCATGGGCGTCATCCGCGACGCGCGCGTCTGGAAAATGTCCTTGCTATGCCTGTGTCAGGCGATGCTGATCTATGGCCTGAGCTTCTGGTTGCCTTCGCTGGTGCAGCAGCTCGGCGTGAAGGGCAGCTTCGACATCGGGCTGATCAGCGCCATCCCCTTGCTTTTTGCAATGGTGGTCATGCAGATCAACTGCCGGTCGTCCGATAAACGCAAGGAGCGACGCTGGCATTTGATCGTGCCGTTCATTACCGCGGCCGTGTTCCTGTCGCTGAGTACGGTACTGCGCAATCCGGTGATTGCGATGGGGGCCCTGACGCTCGGCGTTATCTCATCCTATTGCGTGACGACGATCATGTGGTCGCTGCCAAGCCTGTTTCTTTCGGGCGTCGGCATGGCCGCCGGGATCGGCATGATCAACGCACTCGGTGGACTGGGCGGCTTCATAAGCCCCTGGGTCATTGGTGTCGCGAAGGACGTGACGCACAGTACTGCGGGCGGCCTTTATTTCGTTGCTTTGGTCTGCTTGGTGGGCGCGTGGCTAACGTATCGACTGCCTGCTCATGAAGTGAATCGCTGA
- a CDS encoding LysR family transcriptional regulator yields MMRELKTFLAVVRFGTFASAGAHIGVTQSAVSAQMQRLEEDLGFPLFDRTGRSASLNPAGKRAVTVAEELLAVYARLAHPDEDNEQGGQLRVGAIASAQVSFLVPALQRFRTVAPAWRVRLIPGLSLNLLSMVDSGDADLAILIKPPFAIPSELRWQTLRREPYVMLVPATLSIASWRDGLRAHPFIRYDTGSFGGRLVDRFLRRSRINVQEIVELDELQAIVDLVAHGVGVALVPLAASLRVNDAVTVLSLGEETFHRDIGILERNVQPRKKMLERFMQCVIEASLPLAGTNEQVGIVEDRHAPRPIGDDEDAD; encoded by the coding sequence ATGATGCGCGAACTGAAAACTTTTCTCGCCGTGGTGCGATTCGGCACGTTCGCCAGCGCAGGCGCCCATATCGGCGTCACCCAGTCCGCGGTCAGCGCGCAGATGCAGCGGCTGGAAGAAGACCTCGGTTTTCCGCTGTTCGACCGCACCGGTCGTTCCGCGAGCTTGAATCCAGCCGGCAAACGGGCGGTCACTGTGGCCGAAGAACTACTTGCGGTCTATGCCCGCCTCGCCCATCCGGATGAAGACAACGAGCAAGGCGGACAGTTGCGTGTCGGCGCGATCGCCTCGGCACAGGTCTCCTTCCTGGTGCCGGCCTTGCAGCGCTTTCGCACGGTTGCGCCCGCATGGCGTGTCCGCCTGATTCCCGGGCTGTCGTTGAATCTGTTGTCGATGGTCGACTCGGGCGATGCCGACCTGGCCATCCTGATCAAACCGCCTTTTGCGATTCCATCGGAGTTACGCTGGCAGACCTTGCGCCGGGAGCCCTATGTGATGCTGGTGCCGGCGACCTTATCGATTGCTTCATGGCGGGATGGCCTACGCGCACATCCTTTTATACGTTACGACACCGGGTCGTTCGGAGGCCGCCTGGTCGATCGTTTTTTGAGACGCTCGCGCATCAATGTTCAGGAGATCGTCGAACTTGATGAGCTGCAAGCCATCGTCGACCTCGTCGCGCATGGCGTGGGAGTGGCGCTGGTGCCGCTGGCCGCATCCCTGCGCGTCAATGACGCGGTGACGGTGCTGTCCTTGGGCGAGGAAACCTTTCATCGCGATATCGGCATTCTGGAACGCAATGTACAGCCGCGCAAGAAGATGCTGGAGCGATTCATGCAATGCGTGATCGAAGCATCCTTGCCGTTGGCCGGCACGAACGAGCAAGTCGGTATCGTGGAAGATCGTCACGCGCCGCGTCCCATCGGCGACGACGAAGATGCGGACTAG